A section of the Callospermophilus lateralis isolate mCalLat2 chromosome 14, mCalLat2.hap1, whole genome shotgun sequence genome encodes:
- the Rpl31 gene encoding large ribosomal subunit protein eL31, protein MAPAKKGGEKKKGRSAINEVVTREYTINIHKRIHGVGFKKRAPRALKEIRKFAMKEMGTPDVRIDTRLNKAVWAKGIRNVPYRIRVRLSRKRNEDEDSPNKLYTLVTYVPVTTFKNLQTVNVDEN, encoded by the exons ATGGCTCCCGCAAAGAAGGGTGGCGAGAAGAAGAAGGGCCGTTCTGCCATCAACGAGGTCGTGACCCGAGAATACACCATCAACATTCACAAGCGCATCCATGGAGT GGGCTTCAAGAAGCGTGCTCCTCGGGCCCTCAAAGAGATCCGGAAATTTGCCATGAAAGAGATGGGAACTCCAGATGTGCGCATTGATACCAGGCTCAACAAAGCTGTCTGGGCCAAAGGAATAAG GAATGTCCCATATCGTATTCGTGTGCGATTATCCAGAAAACGTAATGAGGATGAAGATTCACCAAACAAGCTCTATACTTTGGTAACCTATGTCCCCGTTACCACGTTCAAAA ATCTACagacagtcaatgtggatgagaaCTAA